The nucleotide sequence AGCTCACGAAAAACGGTGTCCCTGTTGCAGCCGCGCATTCTGCAGCTGCGGCCGACTCTTCGATGCTGTTCATGGTTTCAATCAATAGCAAGTCAACGCCGGCATTACATAGCCAATCAATCATTTCTGTGTGTTCCTTTGCCGCGGTAGCGCTATCTGGCATCAGCTGCGGTTCATAGCAGTCTTCGAGCGGTGCGATCGAACCGGCGATCCAAATTGCATCGGTCAATGCAGCTTCTTCTCTCGCCCGTCTTGCCAATCGAACGGCTAGTTCAGTCATCTGCTTTGACAAATGCCCAAGTCCTGCTTTATTCAACGAACGGAAGGAGGTCCGGAAGGTATTGGTGGTGAGAATTTCAGCGCCAACGCGAATGTAATCTTCATGCACTCTCTGCACCAGTTGTGGCTGGTGCAACAAAGCGTGAGCCGACCAACACGGAAGCCGGGTTTCGACTCCCAGGCGAAATAATTCGGTGCCCATGGCACCATCCAGAATCACCGGTCTCTTTTCATTGAGTCGATCAACGATAGATTTCATTTTGTAGAAAGCATCCCCAGAATCTCTCGCGCGCGGTTCAGGGCATTGTCAATGTCAGGCTGAAGATTATCCTGACCAATCCTGTCGAGAAATCCAGCTTGATCCATGACCACTAAAGGCTGTGCATGAACTCCGGAAAGTATCAGAGTAGCCTTGTCCTTTTTCATTTTCCTGTATAGATCTTCCAACGCTTTTAGTCCAGTAGCATCGAGCACCAGAACGTGACGCATCCGAAGTATCAAAACCTTCGGATTCTTCTCCACGCGCCGCAAAGCATCCTTAAACTGATCGACTGCTGCGAAAAACAGCGACCCATAGATTTCAAATACTTCCACGCCTGGAGGAACCACCCTTTTGGCGATTGCCTTCGGATCTTCACCTTCCTCCTCTTCGAGCAATTCCCTGGTCTTAAACCCGACCTGCGTGGCGTTTGCCATCCGTTGCATAAACAGAAACGCAGCAAGCACAACTCCGACTTCAA is from bacterium and encodes:
- a CDS encoding homocysteine S-methyltransferase family protein — protein: MKSIVDRLNEKRPVILDGAMGTELFRLGVETRLPCWSAHALLHQPQLVQRVHEDYIRVGAEILTTNTFRTSFRSLNKAGLGHLSKQMTELAVRLARRAREEAALTDAIWIAGSIAPLEDCYEPQLMPDSATAAKEHTEMIDWLCNAGVDLLLIETMNSIEESAAAAECAAATGTPFFVS